The genomic window attagggctaaattgagaaaataaatttttgacggactataatgtgaaataaatgaaatgcatgagcTTGTAtagacactaggaatattcggtccttaaggagtgtagtcaaaattggtgtattttgtgttttgagcaaaaggattaaattgtaaaaagtgtgaaattttaggggcaaaattgtaatttgccCAGTCATGTGTTTTTAgggtaaattgaatagaatggtgtttaaataagcttaatttgaatatttttagatcaagaatttaagaaatcgaatttggatcggggaaagacaaaagtggtcgagtagccgatttagcagtcgacgacatccgaggtaagtcgataagcatttaaatgttgttaaattcaagaatatataaatgataagtgataaattaaattatttatttgttatatgtTTTGGCCGAAAATTATTATTAAGATAGGAATTTTCTTTCGAGTTCGATTCGATCGATAATCAACGCctaaaagccccgtacgaaccctaggaatagataggatacttatgtcatgacataggactccgatatgtgtttttgtgtaagaccacgtctgggatgtcggcatcgacttgtgtttttgtgtaagaccctgtctgggacagtggcatcggtatgtgattacatgtaagactacgtctgggacgttggcattgtactagCTTTTTAATTATCCGTGAATCCTTTttaattccgaacggttcaacgggcaatgttaagTGAAGACCGAATGTGAAATCGAAATAATAATAGTGTTCAGGTATGTATTTATATCATGctatgaaattaaggtaagttgtatattgaattgatgataCAAAGTTATTTGATATATGAACAATATGTGAGCATGTTTGTGCTTATAAGTCATTGGTAGTTTGGATTATTATtgtagttttttaaaaaaaattatatatgtatatgctgtcaATTTTGATGTACAAATGCAGtccaaatatatatgtatatgctgtcaatttttgatgtataaatgcagtccaattatataagtatatgctgttaattttttatgtataaggcagtccaattatatatgtatatgctgtcaATTTTTGACGTATAAATGCagtccaattatatatgtatatgctgtcaATTTTTGATGTACAAATGCAGtccaaatatatatgtatatgctgtcaATTTTTTATGtccaaatatatatgtatatgctgtcaATTTTTGATGTATAAATGCAGTCCAATTTTGTAAATATGCTGTCCAAATTTTGGTGTGAAAATGCTATTTAGTTTGGTATATAAATGCTGTTCAAATTGATGTATAATAGTTGTCCAAATAGGGTGTACCACCTATCTTgtaatatgtagtatagttagtaacttgaaatgaaatatgtataCAAATATATGTTTGGATATATGCTTGGATTTtgatatataatcatatatgtttggaaatgttttaagaatttgaatgatattaaattttgattaggtaaatgataatgatatggttgaaattttgagaCATGGttagtatatgtaatttgatttatgatgcatgtttgattttaattggttatctgtttatatatatatatgtatatatatatgtggaatgaAATTTCGTGGTTGAGTtagtataattaaaaaaaaattgagttgggtTTTGatctgtaatgcctcgtaactctaatccggcgacggaatcgagttggggtgttacaagaagctTTCTTTAGAGCCATATAACGGAAAGCTCATGTCAGCCTTGTAaagggaagctcataagagccataatcgggaagttcacaagaaccatataacgggaagctcatgagagccaattatcgggatgctcataagagctactAACTGGACGCTCTTTCGAgttgtggtgtgtccacaacacatgcacgATCACAACCAATTcgagaaccctgtatccatcgaatttcatttattcaaatgggaCTTAATACTTGTTGATCATCGTCGGATATGTGACTACTTTCATATACATGACACTTGTACATTTCAaatacataacattcaatttaaaacatataaatatacaatttagttacatgaacttacctcgacaattgtacGTTGATTTGTTGtttactaatccgatactttttcttttctacgATCTAACCTCGTATTTgatctatctggatctatacaaatgaatttaacatcaatttaatacaattcatatcttaggcaaaattatcattttgcccctatactttggaTTTATTAcaatttcgtccttaggctcgaaaaatgaaattcatggaatttaattcttattccaaACCTAGcctatttttacatgtaacaagagcagcccatgtatttcatgaaattcagaattttttcataaattttacatcttttcaatttagcccctaaatcataatttcatcaaaattcactttacaaaagttgtttatctatcaacaacctttcattttctaccataaaacttcataattctaCTATATTCATCCATATAAAAACTCTAATACTtttataactttacaaattaatacccgagatagctagattaagctattacgatcccggaaatataaaaattattaaaaacgggacaagaatacatacctaattaagccaaaataGTTTTCTTGAACTCAACAcccataactagggtttccatgtctttaatttgggaaagatgatgaatatgatgatattttgttatttaattaatttatcatcttttattatttcatctttccaatttcattcttttttttattaaattttctaaggatgaatcatcatacttatctactaactcctcttaatggtctatttgccatataaggacctccaattttgaattccatagctatttgatccttttagctactagaattcaacttttgcatgttatgcaatttggtccttttatcaattaaacatgtaatcggtaaaattttcctaacgaaatttttatatgatattcctatcatacaatagaccataaaataatattaaaataagttttcttctgaactcggatttgtggtcccgaaaccactgttccaaattcactgaaaacgggttgttacacttgAACTTGTTTGTGATGCATGTTAAACATAGACTTAACTTGCATGTattgatttattgaatattaCTAAGCAAAATGCACATGATTGTTTCTGTTTATTGTTGTAGCATCTTGTAGCTCAGGGTCTGACAACTggatcgggtaaggggtgttacattagtataataaacttgaataattaattaacttatttaggtccaaaaattttcattttagaaatttttttaattttgtaactttctttatatattcattagaattttttatatttttttaaaaaaatataaattctggaattttaaaaaattattttgaatttttgaaaaattattttaaatttttgaaaaattattgtttgattttttttgtaatttttcttaagagagatcaatttgctcattttcaaaattgacaaggaccaaaagggtatttacgccaatctgttattcaaattattcaagttattcgaattgtaaaatttaactcgactcgaacttgaaacttgaattacttattcgagttgactcaaataactcaattcaattaacttgaaatttgatttttttcgatttttttaatcgaatcaaGTTTTACTCACAACTAGTTCGCAACCTTCAAAATTTCCCTGCATACCTTAAGAAATTGTTCCAAAAGAAGACAAGAAAGCCAAACAGTAAAGACTCCTTGGACGAAAAAAATACAAAGATAAGCAATAATGATTCTCTACAAAGAAAAGGCAGAGATGAACAGTAATGATTCTCTGCCAAAATTGTCTCATAAGAAAAGACGAAGATACATAGTATAGATTCTTTGCAAAAGTTTTGTAATTTAGGgaatatattttttgtaattgtAATAATAGTCTGGAAAATAACAATTGTGTAAAGCGAGAAAAAATATTTGTATAATGTAACGAATCAGATTCTCCAACAAATGAGGCAAGAACCCTCTATAAAAGCTCTCAATTTGGCAATGAAAGACACGACTCAATACACAACTTCAAAACTCTCTTGAGCAAAATTTCTCTCCAAAAGTttcttaactttaaaaaatttaagtttttgttttaaaaattttaaatttagaacaaatcaaatttaaattttaaaaaatttaaaccttaaaatttcaaagTCAAAGGGGAACAAGTAATTCTAAGTTTtactttcaataaataaatatataagtaaaCATATATTAAGTTTTAAGTCTAAACTAAAAAAGAATCTTATttgcttcaaaataaaaatagatcaattaaaaatatagtcttatttgctttaaaataaaaaattaaattaaattaaatttgagccATGTTGGGTTGTAGTTAAAGTTGGATCTTCTATTAAATTTTGGGTTTGGGTAGATTTTTTTTCCTAAGAGTTAGGGTCTAGGCGGATTGGTCAAGCTTCAAGTCCAGTTCAAGGTGAGCAAAAATCCATCTTACCCCATTGCCATCCCTGTtcttgtaaataaaaaaaatcgtaatTCTAATGGGGATCCATTACCGGTAACCTTATAGCTATCTCTAGGTAGTTGACATTGCCTTAATCCCAAAACGAAGCCAGGAAATTTTATTGGGAGATCAAAAGTAAACTATAAACGTACGAGGGATCAAAATGTTATTTTACTATTTGttaatttatattcttatttttaaaGAGAAGTAATTTTATCAATTCTAGGGGTTAAAGTACCTACCAGCCTCCTCTAATTTTGCCATTATTGAATCCAAAGcaaaaaccaaaagaaagaggTTATTTCATTAGTATAATTTTGTTCATAATGTAGAACTGATGtaccaataaatttaattttctaaaatattaatTCATCCGAATATAAAAGGTATTTTTATGTAGCAAATACTTGATCATTGTTCATGGTAGTTTTTTTCTCTGCCAAGCAAATTTTTTTATACCATTGCTGGTACcaattttatttgaaaactaaTGTATGATTTAATACGTAAAAACCTTCTGCCTTTTATACTCATATTTGCATGGGATTAACTTTGTTGTATCATCCATCAATTGAGTTGCGCGATTCGTCTCGTTCTACCTTCCGGCAGTCCGATGAACAGTTTGGTCTCGACGTCCGAGCTTGGACTGCTTTCGTCGTACGGTACATTGTCTTCTTGCTCGCTCAATCCTTTCCATGATTTTGTTCCACACTGAGACATGAACAATTTAACAAGAAAAACTAATGGTAGGTATAATGAATAGTAAAGATATCAATGAGATAATCAATAGCGGAACGTGCCGAAAATTTTGAGGTGTttaattataactttttaaaaaattcaagagtctaattaaaattttcagaaaaaaattaagGGCTTAATGagtattttcaaaaattctgGGGGTTTggagtttttaaaaattttgaaaaatctaattaaaaattttaaaaactttgaaaggattaattaaaatttctaaaattgaagggcctgattaaattttttttttaattttggagggCAAAGGCCCTTTTGGCtctattaaatagtaaataatattaCATTACTTTAGACCTTACCTTTTCACAAAGCTTTTCATTTTCAGCAGCCAAGGCTTTCTCCTGAGCCAAAAAAATAATAAGGTAGTTGTTAGCAATCAGCTAACTCAAAAGGATTAATTGCACATAATGTTCTTAAGTTATTActcaaatttgtaaaatttttaatggagTTTTCAAAGTATTAGTATTGTATCAACAAATTCTTTTCATTAGTCTCATGGTTAGTTTGTGCGTTACATTTTAGCTCGAATCTAACATTGAGTATATTTAAACTATATGgtggattaaattttaaacatatctGGACTTATCGGATAGACAACATAGATatgatatgttaaaagaaaacacaaacattccttttaaattttaatggcgTTATATTGGTTTCTTTTTAATATATCAATACCAGCTATCTATGCCATATATATACACGTGTTTTAAATATGATTCATCTCATATTCGAGTTAACATTTAATGCTCAAGCTAACATTAGATTAAATGAATGACCCGATTGATacaaattaaatactttaaataCTCAATCAAAACATTTTAAAGTTCAACAACCAATTTAAAAGAGTTAATTGCACAAAATATCCGTAAACTATGATCCTCATTCTAAATTGATCTCAaaacttcaaaatattctaattacataCTTAAACTATCGATGTTATATCAATTAAGTCCTTCTATTATTGCAAtcgttaatttaaccattaaatgacttgtaaaatcttatgtgacataacttaaaatgaaaatgttaaagaaaagtaaaatgttgccacataacttttaaaattaaaaactaaaaataaagtaaaatcgaAGAAAAATGGAAAGAGAACGATAGTTTCTGTAAAAACTTTGAAAACCTCAACACCGAAATTTTTTCAAcatccatttttctttaattttttcattttaaattaatttctcatttaacaattaaattaacaGTCTTAGTAACAGAAGGATCTTACTGATATAACACCAATAGTTTGAGGATGTAATTAAAATCTTTTAAAGCTCAAGGACCAATATAAAATGAGGGTCACAGTTTAGGGATGTTTGAtgcaattaactcaatttaaatctaaatcacaATTTAATTCAGAACATTGTTGAAACCCAAAAGGTTTACCTTTTCTTTCAATTGTTCAATCTGGTCCCTGAAAATTTGTGTCTGAAAAAATGGACAATAATTAGtgttaaaatatgtttatattttcattgtataaatttaaaaaaaaaaacaccaaataTTAATAGTTTTCACAATCAAACCTTTCTTGCTCTGATGATGCTCACACTCTTTTCTAATTGCTGTTCTATCTCCTGTAATTCTTCAAGCGTGCATGAACCCAAATTCTCTCCAAGTAGTTTCCTATGGCCATTTTAGAATCAAATTTCAACTATCTTTTTTCATTTGTCTCGGTCCTTGTATTTTTCGAAAACTTGAAATTTAGcccctctactttttagattttaaagttCAAGGTCAActgttaacactattaaatttTGATCTaacat from Gossypium hirsutum isolate 1008001.06 chromosome D12, Gossypium_hirsutum_v2.1, whole genome shotgun sequence includes these protein-coding regions:
- the LOC121203426 gene encoding MADS-box protein SOC1, producing MVRGKTQMRRIENDTSRQVTFSKRRNGLLKKAFELSVLCDAEVALIIFSPRGKLFEFASSSMQQTIERYRRHTKDNETNKPIEQNLQHLKTESANMLKTLEDLEVSRRKLLGENLGSCTLEELQEIEQQLEKSVSIIRARKTQIFRDQIEQLKEKEKALAAENEKLCEKCGTKSWKGLSEQEDNVPYDESSPSSDVETKLFIGLPEGRTRRIAQLN